A genomic window from Lotus japonicus ecotype B-129 chromosome 1, LjGifu_v1.2 includes:
- the LOC130731763 gene encoding uncharacterized protein LOC130731763 has translation MTVSLSQDNITKNWWVIINDKNIGYFPAVLFSNLNSASLLGWGGKTTTPHGTPSPPMGSGQFPDDHFSHACYYKHISFQDESREHYKPYDYLIRTFIDKPNCFGAKYYGDQEGEVEYSLLFGGPGGECGD, from the exons ATGACGGTTTCTCTATCACAG GACAACATAACAAAAAATTGGTGGGTGATTATCAACGATAAAAACATTGGATATTTTCCAGCAGTTTTATTCTCCAACTTGAATTCAGCTTCTCTATTGGGATGGGGTGGAAAAACAACTACTCCACATGGAACTCCTAGTCCTCCAATGGGATCAGGACAATTTCCTGATGATCACTTTTCTCATGCATGTTATTATAAGCATATTTCATTTCAGGATGAATCTAGAGAACACTACAAACCATATGATTACTTGATACGTACATTCATAGACAAACCTAATTGCTTTGGCGCTAAATATTATGGGGATCAAGAAGGGGAAGTTGAATATTCTCTCCTATTTGGTGGACCTGGTGGTGAATGTGGAGATTGA
- the LOC130731915 gene encoding uncharacterized protein LOC130731915, producing MPPRQDPTNAQLAQAMAQLAQVMTQQAATAAAQATAQLQREAEENTRRAEEDARRAQRAERELAQDRIRMRTDFNRHGPPKFQGEVEPEKADLWIQEMEKIFEALHTPDVEKVNLATFMLKGDAEYWWRSAKQLMTANNVAITWESFKRAFMEKYFPETAREDMENQFLNLRQGLMTVGEYAARLETLSKHFRFFQVRVDEAYLCNRFMRGLRNHIEESVRPLGIRVFQQLVEKAREVESMKNRQRGKYDSGGPIRSGQRPTGRFEGQRQAGRFDRGKAPMRKPYQRPTDRVPFAGRNVVRAPKDDVICYKCNQKGHYSNECGKEYVCWKCQKPGHVERDCPDAAKAEPVLNAARGKRPSAPGRVFAMSGEQAAVTDDLIQGVTDYLNSYHLKKGSPAFVNSIVAEARNDSDVRNISIVQDDVDVFPEDVPGLPPVRGTEFSIDIMPGTGPISMAPYRMAPAELMELAKQLDDLSSKGFIRPSVSPWGAPVLLVKKKDGRSRLCVDYRQLNKVTVKNRYPMPRIDDLMDQLRGAVVFSKIDLKSGYHQIRVEEADIQKTAFRTRYGHYEYLVMPFGVTNAPAVFMDYMNRVFRPFLDKFVVVFIDDILIYSKSKEEHEEHLRQVLEVLRKKELYANGGKCEFWMEEVKFLGHVISSKGVAVDPSKIESVLAWEQPKTASDIRSFVGLAGYYRRFVKDYAKLTAPLTHLTKKDQPFAWTEKCEASFQEMKKRLTTAPHCVGQRPEVYLTFLGSFAAGFGNQVEIEFRLSSTDGWANREDHPILGGFAKILCAGSQRQLG from the exons ATGCCTCCGAGACAGGACCCAACCAATGCTCAGCTTGCTCAAGCAATGGCCCAGCTGGCTCAGGTGATGACCCAGCAGGCTGCCACTGCTGCTGCTCAGGCCACGGCACAGCTTCAACGGGAAGCTGAAGAGAACACCCGGAGAGCTGAGGAGGATGCCAGAAGGGCACAACGGGCTGAGAGGGAGCTGGCACAGGACCGGATCCGCATGAGAACTGATTTCAATCGTCATGGACCACCTAAGTTCCAAGGCGAAGTGGAGCCCGAGAAAGCTGATCTTTGGATTCAGGAAATGGAGAAAATCTTTGAGGCTCTCCATACACCTGACGTTGAGAAGGTAAATCTGGCGACCTTTATGCTGAAGGGtgacgctgagtactggtggcgGAGCGCCAAACAGCTGATGACTGCCAACAATGTGGCCATCACATGGGAGTCCTTCAAAAGGGCTTTCATGGAGAAGTACTTTCCGGAGACTGCCAGGGAAGACATGGAGAATCAATTCCTCAACCTGAGACAGGGGCTAATGACCGTGGGGGAATATGCTGCAAGACTGGAGACCCTGTCCAAACACTTTCGCTTTTTCCAAGTACGAGTGGATGAAGCGTACCTATGCAACCGATTCATGAGGGGTTTGAGGAATCACATTGAGGAGtctgtgaggccattgggaatcaGAGTCTTCCaacaattggtggagaaagctcgTGAAGTGGAGTCGATGAAGAATCGTCAGAGGGGCAAGTATGACAGTGGAGGTCCGATCCGTTCTGGACAGAGGCCGACCGGACGGTTTGAGGGACAGAGACAAGCTGGTAGGTTTGACAGGGGCAAGGCTCCGATGAGGAAACCTTACCAACGCCCTACTGATAGGGTGCCTTTTGCTGGAAGGAATGTGGTACGTGCTCCTAAGGACGATGTCATCTGTTACAAGTGCAACCAGAAGGGACACTATTCAAATGAATGTGGGAAGGAGTATGTGTGCTGGAAGTGCCAGAAACCAGGGCATGTTGAGAGAGACTGTCCTGATGCTGCTAAGGCCGAGCCAGTGCTGAATGCTGCCAGGGGAAAGCGACCTTCTGCTCCAGGTCGTGTGTTTGCAATGTCTGGGGAACAAGCTGCTGTGACTGATGACCTTATCCAGG GCGTTACGGATTATTTGAATTCGTACCATTTGAAGAAGGGTTCACCGGCGTTCGTGAACTCTatcgtggcggaagcaagaaacGATAGTGATGTACGGAACATCTCGATAGTGCAAGACGATGTGGATGTTTTTCCGGAGGATGTGCCCGGATTGCCACCAGTAAGGGGGACGGAGTTCTCCATTGACATCATGCCCGGCACGGGACCGATATCGATGGCGCCgtatcggatggcaccagcgGAATTGATGGAATTGGCAAAACAGTTGGATGATCTCTCTTCAAAGGGATTTATTCGACCGAGTGTGtctccttggggagcgccagtgttgttggtaaagaagaaggacgggaggtccaggttgtgtgtagattaccgacaactaaacaaggtgacagtgaagaatcgttatccgatgcctcggatagacgacttgatggaCCAACTTCGGGGAGcagttgttttctcgaagattgatctGAAATCAGGGTATCACCAGATTCGGGTGGAGGAGGCTGACattcagaagacggcattcaggactcgatatggacattatgaatatctcgtgatgccatttggagttactaatgcacccgcagtttttatggactacatgaaccgtgtgttcaggccattcttggacaagttcgtggtggtgttcatagacgatattctaatttactcgaagagtaaggaggaacatgaggagcattTACGTCAAGTGCTAGAGGTGTTGCGGAAGAAGGAACTCTATGCTAATGGAGgaaagtgtgagttctggatggaggaagtgaagttccttggtcatgtcatatctagcaaaggtgtggcagtggaccccagcaaaattgaatcagttttggcatgggaacaaccgaagacagcaagtgatatcagaagttttgttgggcttgctggctactatcggCGTTTCGTGAAGGATTACGCCAAGTTGACTGCACCGTTGACTCATTTGACAAAGAAggatcaaccgtttgcgtggacggagaagtgtgaggctagcttccaagaaatgaagaagcggTTGACCACCGCACCT cattgtgtcggacagagacccgaggtttacctcacgtTTCTGGGAAGCTTTGCAGCGGGCTTTGGGAACCAGGTTGAaattgagttccgcttatcatccacagacggatgggcaaaccgagAGGACCAtccaatccttggaggatttgctaagatCTTGTGTGCTGGATCACAAAGGCAGCTGGGATGA
- the LOC130731890 gene encoding uncharacterized protein LOC130731890, with protein sequence MAPYEALYGRRCRTPLCWLQDGENLIVGPELVQKTTEEVKRIQEKMRVSQSRQKSYADNRRKELEFQAGDHVFLRVTPMTGVGRAIKSKKLTPKFIGPYQITERVGPVAYRIALPPFLSNIHDVLHVSQLRRYMADNSHVIEPDDIQLKDDLTMEMPPIKIVDKSTKRLRNKEVSLVKVVWNQATGDATWELEDKMRKSHPELFVDP encoded by the coding sequence aTGGCCCCTTATGAAGcgttgtatggtcggaggtgccGTACACCCTTGTGCTGGCttcaagatggggagaacttgattgttggacctgaattagttcAGAAAACCACAGAAGAGGTGAAGCGAatccaagagaagatgagggtttcgcagagtcgtcagaaaagttatgctgacaatcgcaggaaggagttggagtttcaagctggagatcatgtcttcttgcgggttaccccgatgacaggtgtcggaagggcgatcaagtcaaagaagcttactccaaagtttaTCGGACCGTACCAGATTACGGAGCGTGTTGGACCCGTGGCGTATAGGATTGCCTTACCGCCGTTCCTATCCAACATACATGATGTGCTGCATGTGTCGCAACTTCGGAGGTATATGGCTGATAATTCCCATGTGATTGAACCTGATGATATtcagctgaaggatgatctaacgatggaaatgccgcccatcaagatcgtcgacaaaAGCACCAAACGCTTGAGGAACAAGGAAGTATCCTTAGTGAAGGTTGTATGGAATCAAGCTACGGGCGATGCGACTtgggaattagaggataaaATGCGGAAATCACATCCCGAGTTGTTTgtagacccttaa